The following DNA comes from Rothia sp. SD9660Na.
CAGTACGACCCGCCCCGCGGTGCTTTGAACAATGCTTCGGACGGTCTCAGTGTCCAGGCAACCGTGCTCAGTGAAAGCAAGGTCGATAACTTCCCCGGTGGGGTTCTCTTCTGCCTGATCGAACAGGGTGATTTCAATCTTCATGACGGGGGGGGGTTCTTTCTCTCGTGATTTTTTCTCACGGTACCGTCCTTGGGTGCTGGTGGGGTTGAGGGGGCAGGGGTAAGCCAGGTGCGGAGTTGAGAGTTGAAGAGTGTGAAGAAAAGAAACGGTAGGGGCTACACAGGGTAGATTCATGCCGAAATCAGGCAGGAGCCCAAAAGTATCTAACAGCTAACCCAAGGTACAAGGGGCACTAAGAGAAGAAGCCTCAGCTAAGAGCATGGGTGAAGAGAGAGCCGATAAGAGTAGCAGGCACCCCAGGAATCAAAAGCAGAAACAGACAGACAGGCACGTATGCCAAACTTCGTTTGCCCCTCTCTTGCTGTGACAAAAATGCGCGTCTTTCTGCCTGTGTTTATCTCAGAAAGTGAGCGGGAAAATCTACACACCTGTGGCATTGAAGTGCACTTCGGATTACGTCTGTAATCCGGTTTCTGTGTCATCGGTCAGTCGGTTTTGCGCTCTGATTTTTCGTCACACCTCATGCATCCAATGACTCAGGAAGTTGCATTTTGAGTAACTCATAAATAGCGCGGGCATCTAAGCACCGGGCGGAGCAAGCTATCTACTTAGGTAACCTAAGTGCTTTTTTCGCCAGGTCTAGCCCGATTTCTTCGGGGCGCTACGCTGAGTAAAAGGAGCCTTTTTCTTTTCTTCCTCTTGGCGCTACACGGCGCAGTTTAGCCCCTGAACACCCCCGGTCAAGGGCGCTTCGCGTCGCTACGCGATGGCGCTTGCGCCACCCATTGACTCGGGTGTGATCTGGGGGCTTATGCTCCGCGTATCAGCACCAAGAGGATATAAAAGTAAATCTCTACGCCGCATGGTGAATGGGTTGGCCTCTAAGGTTTGTGCAGGACCTCTTGATAATAAGAAGCTTGCTTGGTAAAATTGAGGGTGATGTAAATTGCCTTAACTTGGGAGTAATCAATGGCGACATTACTTCAGAAAACTGCTTCAGTAACTACTGCTTTTGTGCTTGGCCTTACGCTTACGACTACAAGTCTTACAGCAGCTTCAGCTGATGAGCCGCACTCCGTTGCTGTCTCTTCGGCAGCAGAAAATACAGAGGTTACTCCTGCCGATTTGCCTGTGCAGTCGTTAGAATCAGTCCGGGCAGAAGCTGAATCTCGTGGATATGCTCCAGAAGCAGTAGAGTCCGCTGTAGCTCTTCAAGAAATCGTTAATGCTTATCATGAACTGCCTACTGCGTTGCAGGGTTTGCCCACTTCTGATCCTCGAGTAGAAGCAGCTCTTGAAGAAATAATTGATAAAGACATTAGCACTCCAGAACCTAATAGAAACCCTGTACGGTCAAGCTCTTTGAGGTCTGCTGCTAGTGGTTTTGACCCTATCGCCGCTACTGATTGCATCCTTGCCATTGCAGACGCATTAACAATCGTAGTTCCTGGCGTGAATGCTTGGAAGTGGATTAAAGCTGCTGGCGGAGTTATATCAGTTGCTGATGCCGTAAACGAAGTTATCCAGGGCAAAAGCGAAGACGCCCTCCTAAAAGTGCTTGGCAAGGAAGGAGCTGAACAGTTCCAAAAAGTGCTCGGCGTAAAGGGAGTTGTGGAAAACTGCGTTCTATAGCAACTTAGTAGGAAAACTTTCAGCTGATGAAAAAAATAATTATGATTTTGGTCTTCGCACTCGTCGGAGCTGTAGCTTATTGGCTTAGAGCTGAGTACAACATAACGACTTCGCGATACGCCAGTGTGAATGATGCTAAAGATATAGATTTTAGCTGGGGATATTGCTTGCTGTGGGCCGTAGTCGGTGGGCTTATAGGCGCTTTGCCTATCAAGTCAAAAAAGCAAAAATAACGTAACTAAACTATTCATGTCAAAGATGGGTACCTATTTTTAGGTACCCATCTTTGACATGTACTAGGTAAAACAGCTTGAGGGTGTATGGAACCCAAAAATCAGTACTTAAGTCACGCTAGGCTGCTTGGATTTTGCTTCGTATTCTTGAACATAACGTCCAGCAGTGCTTTTGGAAATCTCTAACTTTTCGGCGATAACTCGTACACTCAGCCCTTCCGCACGGAGTTCCGCGACCTGCTCACGCTTGGCATTCGCGCGGGCTAAGTACTGGTCACGAGGCTCAGCCATCAGACGCTGAACAGTGCTTACACTGACACCCAGCTTCTCTGCTAACTCTCGCGCTGTTTTTTTACGACGCACCGGGTTTTCAGCAACCATCATCAATCTTTCTTAGTTCTTCTATAAGAGAGTTCTTTCTAGCAGTGCGTCCCTTTTTTAGGTTCTCTGCCCACCGTTTGCGGTTGGCCTCCGTCTGCTCAGGAGTAATCCGCGTCCACACCCACGAAGCAATCGACTTAGCAATCTGAGCAACCTCACCCTCACTCATCGGGCCACGAGAAAACTC
Coding sequences within:
- a CDS encoding helix-turn-helix domain-containing protein is translated as MMVAENPVRRKKTARELAEKLGVSVSTVQRLMAEPRDQYLARANAKREQVAELRAEGLSVRVIAEKLEISKSTAGRYVQEYEAKSKQPSVT